The stretch of DNA AAATCTCCGTTAGTTTTGTCAGCATCACAAATGGATGATATTTTTTTGCACTAGTTAATTCCGTAATAGATAATGGCCATATATCCTTAATATCAATTATTAGTTTAGCTTTTGCTCTTTTTGCCATAAATTTCGCGGCAAAAATAGCAAACGGATGTGGAGAGGCCATTATAATAACATCAATATTTCCTATTTCAACTAATAGTTTTTTTGTGGATTTTATTAAATTTAACACAAATGCAAACATATTTACTATGCGTCTAAGTCCATTACCTTTATAGAATGGTGTTTTTATACTAAAAAATCTAACTCCACTATCAATGTGCGAAATATACTGCTCATCTATAAGTTTTGCATCATGGATGCGATGAGAAAAAGCGGCATTGATTATCGTTGTTTTATAGCCAAGCTCCACTAATTCTTTAGCAAAGAAAAAATGTCTAGCATCAAAGTCATCCTTGCCACCATTATAATGTCCAATAAACACAACACTTTTAGGCATTTAATATCTCTTTGACTATTATCTCACTTGCCATACCATTACCATATAAATTTAATTCCAAATTATTTTCATCAAAAGTTTTTATAGTTGAAAAGGCGGCTAAAATTTTATCTTTATTTGCGCCCACTAAAACATTTGCCTTACATTTTACAAGCTCTACCCACTCCGTTTCATCACGTAATGTAATACACTGCTTTTTAAAGAAAAATGCCTCCTTCTGAAGTCCTCCACTATCGGTCATTACAAAAAAGCAATTATCAATAAGCCATGTCATTTCCAAATAACCAACTGGCTCTATAATAGTAAGATTTTCAATATTTACATTTAAATTTTGCAATATATTATTAGTTCTTGGGTGAAGTGGCAAGATAACTTGGATATTTTTAGCTATATCATTTAAAGCTTCAAAAATGGCCTTAAGTCTAACCTCATTATCTGTATTTTCGGCCCTATGTATAGTGCAAAGTATAAATTTTTTATCAACATTCAAATTTGGCTTTTTTGCAAACTTTTTATAAAATATCGCCCCATCTTGCATTACATCGCCGCTTTTTATTATTTTGCAGTCAAATTTTTCAAAACCTTCGTTTTTCAAATTTTGCACTGCAGTATCAGTAGGACAAAGTAAAATTTGACTCACACGATCTGTCAAAATTCTATTGATCTCCTCGGGCATTTGCATATTAAAACTTCTTAGCCCAGCTTCAACATGAGCGAGCTTTATGTGCAGCTTTGAAGCAACTAATGTACCAGCTAATGTAGAATTTGTATCGCCATATACCATTATCATATCTGGCTTTTCACTAAAAGCTATCTCTTCTATTTTCTCCATCATCTGTCCGGTCATAGCACCATGAGTTTTACCTCCAATGCCCAAAAAATAGTTTGGCTTTGGTATCTGCATCTCATCAAAAAATATATCGCTCATATTTGCATCATAGTGCTGACCAGTATGAACTATAATCTCCTTGATGCTATCAAATTTGGATATCTCACGGCTCACCGATCCCGCTTTTATAAACTGTGGTCTTGCGCCTAAAATTGTCAGAAGCTTCATTTTAATAGGCCTTCATAAATATTAAACAATTTTTGCTCCTCAATTTGCCAATTGTATTTTTTAAAAACAACTCTTTTACCATTTTCTCCCATTTCTTGAGCTACCAATGGGTTTTGTATTATAAACTTTATACTTTCAGCTATCTCACTTGGACTAAACGGATCAACACAAATTCCACATCTATTTTTTTCAATAATTTCTTTCCAAAGTGGAAAATTTGAAGCTATCACTGGAATTCCTGCACTCATATATTCAAACATTTTTATAGGCAAAGAATCAAGATAATTCACAATAGGATATAAAACAACAAGGCCAGCTTTTGAAAATTTTAACACATTACAAACTCCTTTTCTATCCAAGAAACCATATTCTTTTACCTTTGCTTCTTCAATTAGCCCCCTAACATCTTTTGAAAAGCTAATATTGTCAAATTCTCCAACCAAATTTAGCATAACACCTTCTATGCTTTTAATAGCTTTTATAATCTCTATAACGCCTCTGACTCTAGAAATTCCACCTATATAACAAACTTCGTCTTTTTTTTCAGCCCATGATACGCTAGTTAGAAGCTCATTTAAAATAGGAAAGTTATTTATATCTATACAGTTTTTGTTTATTTTTAAAAATTTATCTCTAATATGTGGCGTAGCGGTAACAATATAATCAAATTTTTTACAAGCATACCTTTCATAAGAAGCATAAATGAAAGAAACAATATTTCTTAGATTTTTAGGTATCCACTCTTTTGATAAAATATCCTTATCTACATCTTCATGTGAATCAAATATAACTTTCTTCCCAAGTTTTTTAAGTTTTAGACCAACCGGCATTAACTCTGGATCATGTAAATGATAAATATCGCTATCTAGTTCAATAGCTTTTTTAAAAATTTTTCCAGTAATTTTTGTCATACGTGTAAATCTGTTACCAGCATTTACACCCACATCCAATATACTTAATCCATTTTTTATCTCATCACATTTGCCATCTGCAACAACCAAACTCACATTATAATTTTGTTTTTTTGCAAGAGAGCTACACATTTTTAAAAATATACGAGTATCATATCTAGGATGAGCTGAAGTAAGGTGAGAGATTTTAACGACCATTTTTTAGTTCCTCATAAACAGCAATCATCTTTCTTTCTTGAATTTCCCAAGAATTTTCTTTGGCAAACTTTAAGGCATTTGCTGTTAGAACTTCAAAATCCATCTGCAATAGCTTATCAATTGCATTATTTATCCCATATGGCGTATCTTCGTTAACCACTACACCAAGGTTATACTTTTTTACATTTTCGCCTAAATCCTTTAAATTTGATACCAGGACCGGAAGTCCAGCCATAGTATATTCAAAAAATTTATTTGGCATACAATAATAATAATTAAGGCAACTATTGTAAATATACGATACAGCAACAGTAGCAGCAGCAGTATAATCTAATAATTCATTTGGAGAAACTGCGACATGATAGAATATATTGCTATATTTATTTGCATAATCTTTAATAGTTTCTTCAAGCTCACCATATCCCATAAAAACAATCACTACAATATTATCTTTGCGAATTTTAAAGGCGTCCAGTAATAATTCAAGACCTCTACCGCGGCTTAACCCTCCTTGATAAAGCATAATTATAGAGCTTTGTTTAATAGAAAATTTCTCTCTAAAAATATCTGTTTTTTTTGGTTTAATAAATTTTGGAGAATTGTATAATATTGTTGATTTAACTGCATACATTTTATAATATTCATCCGCTATAGACTCACTAACAGTAAAACAAGCATCAGCATATTTGATTAGAAATTTTTCTAAAAAATATAGTAGCTTTATGGATAATTTACTTTGATGCGGCTTTTGATTTATTTCAAATTCATGCGCATCATAAACAATTTTAACTTTTTTATTAAAAAATATTTTTATCAAAATACCTATAGGCAAAGTATCAAGATCATTGCAATGGAGAATATCTGATTTTTTATATTCTTTTATAAATTTATATAAAAATTCCATATACTTTATTATTTGAATTATTTTATGCTTTGACCAATTTCTAGTTTTCAACCTAATTCTATGAATAGAAATGTTAGATACATTATCAAATTCTAATAGTGGCTCTTCATGAAGTGCAACAACCTTTACGCAATAGCCTTTATTTTTTAGAGTCTGGGCCTCTTTTAAAACTCTACTGTCGTTTTTAAAATTATTTAATACTACTAGTGTAACGCTAGTTTGCTTTAACATCATAAACTCTCTCCCAAACACTCACACAATAAAGACGCCACATTATGAGTATGTTCATGCTATTAAGCTTAAATTTTAAATGCTCCATATCGGCAACAGACTTAATAATATTAGAGCTTAATATATCCTCTTTCATTTTATCTTTGATGCTATTTAACCAAATATTATCAGGTGCATTAAAACCAAATTTATTTTTTCGCCAAACTACTTCATTTGGCAAAATGCTATCAATGACCTTTCTTAAGACATATTTACTCCACCCATCTTTAATTTTATATTTTGCATTTATGCTCAGAGAATTTTCTAAATTTACATAATCCACAAATGGAAGTCTGGTTTCGATAGAGTGTCTCATTGAGTTTTTATCCTCATATCTCAAAAGCGCTGGTAAATTTGTGGTAAAGATTTCATATTTTTGCATCTCATCTATATTGAAATATTTTTTTGACAAATTTCCCAAGAATAAAAATTTATTTTCAAAAGCTTTTAAAAAACTAACATTTCTTTTAATGTAAATTTTTCTTATCCCAAAAAATAAACTTCCAACTATATATTTCAATATCCCAAATAAACTCAATTTTGAGTTATTTTTATTTGACCTCATTATCTCTTTTAAACAGTACACTAAACCAAAATTTTTAAACATGTCTAAATAAATTGCTGGATAATACTTTTCATATCCAAGTAGAGTCTCGTCACCACCTTGGCCATCCAACATAACCTTACAGTTTAAATCCTTTGCTTTTTGCATAACAAAATACTGCATAAAAATAGATGGGCCACCAAATGGTTCCTCTTGCGTATAAACAACTTCCTGTATGTTATCAATAAATTTTTGTGTACTTGGCTCCACTATTTGTAAATTTAAGTCGCAATGCTGCGCCACCATTTGTGCATATATACTTTCATCTGTACTTTCCTCTATTGATTTTGCATGAATGGCTATAAATTTTTCCTCATCATTGGTATATGCCATAGAAGCAAGCGCTGCCACACTCGAGCTATCAAGCCCTCCGCTAAGACAAGTTCCGACTTTAACGTCCGATCTCAACCTCAATCTAATTGCTTTTTTTAAATTTTTTGAAACCGAATCTACGCTTTGAGTCTCATCTAATTTTTTATTATTTTCATTTAATGCTATATCATAATATTTTTTAATTTTAAAATTATGAGTTTTTAAATCATAAATCATATTATGAGCTTGCTCTAGCTTATAGATACCTTCAAAAAATGTTTCATTAGTATGTTCTAGCATACCAGTAGCCAAAAAATCAATTAGCAAGGTCTTGTTTACAAATTTGCCATTGCAGAAATTTAAAAGTTGTTTTATCTCGGAGCCAAATACAAATTTATCTTTTGTCTGCGTAAAATAAAATGGCTTTACTCCAAATCTATCTCTTGAACAAAACAATATATCTTCTTTTTTGTCATATATTGCAAAAGCCCACATTCCATTAAATTTTTCGACACAATCTTTGCCCCATCGATCATAGCTTGCTAAAATAACTTCGGTATCAGTTTTTGAGTTAAATTTATATCCAAATTCTTCAAGCTCTTTTCTTATCTCTAAATAATTAAAAATTTCACCGTTATATGTTATTGTATATTTATCTTCCATATAGCTCATAGGCTGATGACCATCTTTGCTAAGATCCAAGATAGATAGTCTTCTGTGCCCTAATGCAAAATTTTTGCCATAAAAAAAGCCCTCATCGTCTGGTCCTCTATGAACTATCAAATCATTCATATTTTTTATTTTATCTTTTGCCACGGCAACATTGCTCTTATTTATTATTCCACTTATTCCACACATTTAAAATCAACTTTCATATATATTTTGCACTATCTTTGCCACATTCAATGGATTGTGCCATTTATTTACATAATCAACAGAAGCTTGACTCTTTTTATATAATAAATCAATATTATCTAGGTATTTTGACAGTTCATCTTCTATGTTAAATGGATTTATATTTATAACACTATCCAAGATATCTTTAGACATATCTTTTGGGACAAACTTCAAATCCTCTTCTCTTATAAAAACACCAAGTGGCTTGCCCATCTTCATAACCTCAACACCAAAAGCACCATACCAGCCAGCTAAAATCTGATCTATCACAATATCTGCTTTTTTATAAAGAGCCAATGCATCTTGATGTGAAACATTTTCTATTACTTGAATTTCTATATTGTTATATTTTTTTTGTAAATTTGATAAGGCCTTCAATATATAAGATGTCCCCTTAAATCCTCTGTTGGTTGGAGAATGAACAATTTTTATTTTACCTTCTATCTCATATTTTTTATGCCTAATTTCATTCCATCCAGCTATAGTGTAAGGCAAAAAAGTTGTTTTTTCTTTCGGTAAGAAATGTATAAGATCTGGATTTAAAGAAAAAATATGATTAACATATTTTTCAACTTTCTCTAATTGTTTAACACGTCTTTTATCCATTATGCCACTATTACACTGTCCACCATTACAGTCATGTTCGTGACACGGAGAAAATGGAGTCCTATCAATTGTCTTATATTTTTGCCTAATATCACACCCATTATAGGTTATAATTTTTTTACCACCATAAAATGGCAAATCCAAACAATATAAATTATAACTAGCAAAATTTAGCAAAGAAGTTCCAAAGTTAAAATGGTAAATATCGTACTTATTGCGTATTTTTAAAAATTCATAAAATTTTCTGAAGGCTTTATAGTATTTGTTTTTGTCTTGCAAATTAAGGCAAGTATCACTTTTATAATTCAACCAATTATTTTCTTCAATAAGAACCTGACTGTCCATACCTAACATTCTCTCCGCCTGTGACAAACCCCAAGAATTACCACCTACAGATGTTGGAAGATGTAACACCCTCATAAAGCTTTTACCATTTTATTGATGCCATGAAATATATTTATTGTTGGCCTATCTAATTTTTCTACCATATTAGAAATATCACCTATCAGATCATTGCTATTAATATTACTTTGATAAAAAATAGGTTTTTTTCCAACTACTTCTCCTACTGCTTCAGCCAATTGCCTAATACTTACGATCTCCGCTCCAGCAATATTAAAAATATATTCTCCTTTTAAGTCAATGGTTTTTGCAACAATACGTGCAGCATCCAATATGCAAATAGGATTAATTCTTATTCCATCTATACCGTTTAAGATGATATCTTTTCCATCAATAACGTTATTAATTAATCTCGGAATCAACATTGTGCTAGTTTGTCCAACCCCATACATAAAAAAGGGTCTAAGAATAATAAATGTTTCAAAAAAAGGTGCAAAATTTTTTAAAAGCATTTCTGCAGCTAGTTTACTATTTAAGTAAAACCCCAGTTTATGGTTTGCGTCTATTTGAAAAAACTCCTTAGCAGGACATGTTTGGTTTGAATAAACTCCACCACTTGAAGCATAAATAAATTTTTTCACGCCATTTTTTACGGCCCATTGTATTATTTTATTTGGAGCATATATGTTAACATCCAACATATCATTGCTCCCATCCGGAAATTCTCTAAATCTATTTGACTGTGCCAAATAAAAAATAACATCAACTGATCTTGGTAACACATCAACATCAAAATTTGCTAAATCAGCCTCTACAACATTAACTTTAGTCCCTTCAAATTTTAGTTTATTTTTAACGACAGCAGATAAATCAGCAATATCCTTTAGAATATCCACCAGATATCTTCCAAGCAACCCATTTGCACCAACTATTAAAATATTCAACTACTCTCCTTTTATTGTGCTAAATACCGAACCAACCATTAACTCAAATGAAGTATACTCCCTTATTAGCAATAATCCATCCCTACAATTAACAACAAAATCGCCCCCACTAAATACCTCAACAATTTCACCAAAAGATGAACCATAGTAAATAATTCTGGTATCAAAAATTTGAGCCTTCCAAATTATAATTTTAGCACCATTACAAAATGTAAACGCTCCAGGATATGGTTTTGTTAATGCCCTTATCTTATTATATACTTCATACACAGACATATTTTGCCAATCTATAATACCATCATCGGGAGTTCGCTTTGGATAATAACTGGAAAATCCAGATTGTTTTTTTGAAACAACATTTCCATTTAGAATAGCACCTAGATTATTTAATATCATTTTTCTAGATAAAATAGAAATTTTATAGTAAATAGTCTTGCAATCATCATACTCATTTATATCAAAATCCATTATATCTATAATATCGCCATCGTCAACACCTGCATTTAAATAAAACAAGTGAATTAAAAATCTTTTTTTATTTTGTATTATCGACCAATTTACAGGAGATCTTCCTCGCCCCTGCGGAAGCAATTCAGAACTACCATGAAGTCCTAGACCGCCAAACTTCAACAAGCGTAATATACAATCTGGAATAAGTCTTTGCCAACCACCCATGAGCATTAAATCAAATTTCTGAGAAGAAAAAAAATTCTGATCCTCAACAGACTTTAAATCATAAGACTTAGGATTGTATACCATAATAGATGAATCACCGACCAAGCAACTTAAATCTTTGTAGCCAGATACATTATATCTTTCGCTTTGCTCTTTATTGAGAGTAACTATACAACCAATTGATACCAAATTATTATCGATCAAAGGCTTATATAGATCATATCCATACTCTGTGCAGCCAACTAATACTATTTTTTTTTCGCTATTATCAAGCACTTTTCAACACCATATGCCCTTTCAGTATTTATAACTTGCTCTTGTTCTTGTTCAAAATTGCACTTTATAGCACTCATAAATTTTTCTTCAGTATTATTACCATAAGCCATCCACCAAATAGGGTGTATCAATACTTGGATCTTGGAATATTTGCCGCTAGTGATTATATCAATAATGTTTTCTTTAAAAACCATATTAGAGTCAGAAATATATTTTATATTACCAAAGTAATCCCTATCATAAGTATTGATTTGTTTGATTTTTATAAAATTATTTATTATCTTTTCTGATGGCTGATGAAATGATACCACATTAATTTTTGTATCAAAATTTTTTTCAAGCATTAATATCTCACTATCTATAAGCTCTTGTAAACTAACACTTTTAGAATAATATCCCTCATCATAATGCAATCCAATATTATGCCCCATACCTATGATCTGCCTTACAATAAAATCATTGGCTCTACTAAATAGATTATAAAACGGGCTTCTAACCATAAAAAAATACGTTGATTTTACATCTAATTTATATTCTAATTTTGCCATATCTAGTGCCAATTTTGGACTTACATCTATATCATGCCTTAAAATACAACATTTGTCATTTAAATTATCAAAATAACTAAATGAAAAACCATTTTTTTTAAACTTATCAAGTAACATGCTATAAAATTTACAGTCAAACAAAATATTACCCCTCATCTGCCACTAATTTTAGATCTTACTTTATTATAAAGCAACTTAAGCAATATCTTTTCTTCCCTAGTAGTAACCAATAAAGTAATAGTAAAAAGTAAAAATAATGCAAAAATACATTTTATAATAAAATTAAACAGAGAGATTTCATAAAAAATATTTCTCAAAACATAACTAATAAAGATTATAAATAGTAAAACACAAATTTTCCTAACTATGCCATATGAGATGCAGTAGAATTTATTTGAAATAACACCATACAGAGAAGCTCCAAAAAAAGAGCTTAATAGCGTCGAGAAAACGGAGCCATATAATCCATAGTATGGTATCAAAGTGTAATTTAGAGACGTGTTTAAAACTGCTGCTACTAAAGCAATTATAAGAGTATATATAGTTTTTTGAGATAAAAATATTCCAGGAAAAAATACATACATAGTTGAGAAAAACATTACCATAACAAGCCATGGAATAAAATTTGCTGACTCGTAAAAATCATTAGTTACAAAAACAAACAAAACATCATTTGAAAACAAAATACTGGCACAAACAATAAATATAGCACATACTGAAAAAAAACTAAATATAATTGATATATCTTTTTTAGTTTTTTGATCTTTATAATATTTAGACACCAATGGCATTATAGCCCACTGAAAACCAACCATAACAAGAGAAACAACTGATGCAAACCTGTATGCTATACTGTAAATTCCAAGTTCTTTCAATCCAAGTAAATTACCAATTGCTACTCTATCTATACTATTTGCAATAAAAATAGATATACTAGAAAAAACAAATGGATAAGAAAATTTAATAAGCTCTTTAAATTTACAAAAATTAAAAAGCATAGAGTAATTATTTCTTGAATAATAAAAAGCAAGAATAATTGAAGTAGCGTTAGCAAGTATTTGTGCGATCAATAAAGAGAATAATTCAAAACCACATAATAACAGCGGTATAGCAATAATGGCAATACACAAAGCATTTACCACAGAGGTTATTATATTATACAGTGGCTTAATTTCCCACTTAAGAATTCCTTGGATAAAATAAAATATTCCATTTGTAAAAACAACAAAACAGGCAATAGAGAAATACTTAAAATTATCACCATTAAA from Campylobacter concisus encodes:
- a CDS encoding glycosyltransferase, which produces MVVKISHLTSAHPRYDTRIFLKMCSSLAKKQNYNVSLVVADGKCDEIKNGLSILDVGVNAGNRFTRMTKITGKIFKKAIELDSDIYHLHDPELMPVGLKLKKLGKKVIFDSHEDVDKDILSKEWIPKNLRNIVSFIYASYERYACKKFDYIVTATPHIRDKFLKINKNCIDINNFPILNELLTSVSWAEKKDEVCYIGGISRVRGVIEIIKAIKSIEGVMLNLVGEFDNISFSKDVRGLIEEAKVKEYGFLDRKGVCNVLKFSKAGLVVLYPIVNYLDSLPIKMFEYMSAGIPVIASNFPLWKEIIEKNRCGICVDPFSPSEIAESIKFIIQNPLVAQEMGENGKRVVFKKYNWQIEEQKLFNIYEGLLK
- a CDS encoding NAD-dependent epimerase/dehydratase family protein, with amino-acid sequence MNILIVGANGLLGRYLVDILKDIADLSAVVKNKLKFEGTKVNVVEADLANFDVDVLPRSVDVIFYLAQSNRFREFPDGSNDMLDVNIYAPNKIIQWAVKNGVKKFIYASSGGVYSNQTCPAKEFFQIDANHKLGFYLNSKLAAEMLLKNFAPFFETFIILRPFFMYGVGQTSTMLIPRLINNVIDGKDIILNGIDGIRINPICILDAARIVAKTIDLKGEYIFNIAGAEIVSIRQLAEAVGEVVGKKPIFYQSNINSNDLIGDISNMVEKLDRPTINIFHGINKMVKAL
- a CDS encoding lipopolysaccharide biosynthesis protein; protein product: MLSNSLIYIIGNIITKGLSVVLLPIYTKYITAEDYGLFDLIFIASNIVNILLTFEISIAIARFYQSSSDIDRREYVSTAFIFILFTYTCFLTFALFFSKELTLLIFNGDNFKYFSIACFVVFTNGIFYFIQGILKWEIKPLYNIITSVVNALCIAIIAIPLLLCGFELFSLLIAQILANATSIILAFYYSRNNYSMLFNFCKFKELIKFSYPFVFSSISIFIANSIDRVAIGNLLGLKELGIYSIAYRFASVVSLVMVGFQWAIMPLVSKYYKDQKTKKDISIIFSFFSVCAIFIVCASILFSNDVLFVFVTNDFYESANFIPWLVMVMFFSTMYVFFPGIFLSQKTIYTLIIALVAAVLNTSLNYTLIPYYGLYGSVFSTLLSSFFGASLYGVISNKFYCISYGIVRKICVLLFIIFISYVLRNIFYEISLFNFIIKCIFALFLLFTITLLVTTREEKILLKLLYNKVRSKISGR
- the asnB gene encoding asparagine synthase (glutamine-hydrolyzing); translated protein: MCGISGIINKSNVAVAKDKIKNMNDLIVHRGPDDEGFFYGKNFALGHRRLSILDLSKDGHQPMSYMEDKYTITYNGEIFNYLEIRKELEEFGYKFNSKTDTEVILASYDRWGKDCVEKFNGMWAFAIYDKKEDILFCSRDRFGVKPFYFTQTKDKFVFGSEIKQLLNFCNGKFVNKTLLIDFLATGMLEHTNETFFEGIYKLEQAHNMIYDLKTHNFKIKKYYDIALNENNKKLDETQSVDSVSKNLKKAIRLRLRSDVKVGTCLSGGLDSSSVAALASMAYTNDEEKFIAIHAKSIEESTDESIYAQMVAQHCDLNLQIVEPSTQKFIDNIQEVVYTQEEPFGGPSIFMQYFVMQKAKDLNCKVMLDGQGGDETLLGYEKYYPAIYLDMFKNFGLVYCLKEIMRSNKNNSKLSLFGILKYIVGSLFFGIRKIYIKRNVSFLKAFENKFLFLGNLSKKYFNIDEMQKYEIFTTNLPALLRYEDKNSMRHSIETRLPFVDYVNLENSLSINAKYKIKDGWSKYVLRKVIDSILPNEVVWRKNKFGFNAPDNIWLNSIKDKMKEDILSSNIIKSVADMEHLKFKLNSMNILIMWRLYCVSVWERVYDVKAN
- a CDS encoding methionyl-tRNA formyltransferase produces the protein MLDNSEKKIVLVGCTEYGYDLYKPLIDNNLVSIGCIVTLNKEQSERYNVSGYKDLSCLVGDSSIMVYNPKSYDLKSVEDQNFFSSQKFDLMLMGGWQRLIPDCILRLLKFGGLGLHGSSELLPQGRGRSPVNWSIIQNKKRFLIHLFYLNAGVDDGDIIDIMDFDINEYDDCKTIYYKISILSRKMILNNLGAILNGNVVSKKQSGFSSYYPKRTPDDGIIDWQNMSVYEVYNKIRALTKPYPGAFTFCNGAKIIIWKAQIFDTRIIYYGSSFGEIVEVFSGGDFVVNCRDGLLLIREYTSFELMVGSVFSTIKGE
- the wecB gene encoding non-hydrolyzing UDP-N-acetylglucosamine 2-epimerase: MKLLTILGARPQFIKAGSVSREISKFDSIKEIIVHTGQHYDANMSDIFFDEMQIPKPNYFLGIGGKTHGAMTGQMMEKIEEIAFSEKPDMIMVYGDTNSTLAGTLVASKLHIKLAHVEAGLRSFNMQMPEEINRILTDRVSQILLCPTDTAVQNLKNEGFEKFDCKIIKSGDVMQDGAIFYKKFAKKPNLNVDKKFILCTIHRAENTDNEVRLKAIFEALNDIAKNIQVILPLHPRTNNILQNLNVNIENLTIIEPVGYLEMTWLIDNCFFVMTDSGGLQKEAFFFKKQCITLRDETEWVELVKCKANVLVGANKDKILAAFSTIKTFDENNLELNLYGNGMASEIIVKEILNA
- a CDS encoding glycosyltransferase, producing the protein MMLKQTSVTLVVLNNFKNDSRVLKEAQTLKNKGYCVKVVALHEEPLLEFDNVSNISIHRIRLKTRNWSKHKIIQIIKYMEFLYKFIKEYKKSDILHCNDLDTLPIGILIKIFFNKKVKIVYDAHEFEINQKPHQSKLSIKLLYFLEKFLIKYADACFTVSESIADEYYKMYAVKSTILYNSPKFIKPKKTDIFREKFSIKQSSIIMLYQGGLSRGRGLELLLDAFKIRKDNIVVIVFMGYGELEETIKDYANKYSNIFYHVAVSPNELLDYTAAATVAVSYIYNSCLNYYYCMPNKFFEYTMAGLPVLVSNLKDLGENVKKYNLGVVVNEDTPYGINNAIDKLLQMDFEVLTANALKFAKENSWEIQERKMIAVYEELKNGR
- a CDS encoding glycosyltransferase, giving the protein MRVLHLPTSVGGNSWGLSQAERMLGMDSQVLIEENNWLNYKSDTCLNLQDKNKYYKAFRKFYEFLKIRNKYDIYHFNFGTSLLNFASYNLYCLDLPFYGGKKIITYNGCDIRQKYKTIDRTPFSPCHEHDCNGGQCNSGIMDKRRVKQLEKVEKYVNHIFSLNPDLIHFLPKEKTTFLPYTIAGWNEIRHKKYEIEGKIKIVHSPTNRGFKGTSYILKALSNLQKKYNNIEIQVIENVSHQDALALYKKADIVIDQILAGWYGAFGVEVMKMGKPLGVFIREEDLKFVPKDMSKDILDSVININPFNIEDELSKYLDNIDLLYKKSQASVDYVNKWHNPLNVAKIVQNIYES